The following proteins are encoded in a genomic region of Maribacter hydrothermalis:
- a CDS encoding O-methyltransferase, producing the protein MHFLSPLLENYLADNSQAEPKLLRELTRETHLKVIQPRMLTGHFQGRVLSLLSKLMHPTNILEIGTYTGYSALCLAEGLQKNGQLHTIDVNAELEQIQRTFFDKSDYGSQIVQHVGNALDIIPKMDITFDLIFIDAEKKQYDNYLEAVLPKTKSGSVILSDNVLWSGKVVEPLDPKDITTKTLLDYNKKLSEHPLLETVLLPIRDGLTLSRVK; encoded by the coding sequence ATGCATTTTCTATCCCCACTTTTAGAAAACTATTTAGCTGATAATTCACAAGCAGAACCTAAATTATTACGGGAGCTTACCCGTGAAACTCATTTAAAAGTAATTCAGCCACGTATGCTTACAGGCCATTTTCAGGGTCGTGTTTTAAGCTTACTTTCTAAATTGATGCATCCTACCAATATTCTTGAAATTGGCACTTACACAGGATATTCTGCCTTATGCCTGGCCGAAGGTTTACAGAAAAACGGACAATTACATACTATTGATGTTAATGCTGAACTAGAACAAATACAGCGTACTTTTTTTGATAAAAGCGACTATGGCTCTCAAATTGTACAACATGTGGGAAACGCACTGGATATTATCCCAAAAATGGATATAACTTTTGACCTCATTTTTATAGATGCGGAGAAAAAACAATACGATAACTATTTGGAAGCAGTTTTACCCAAAACCAAATCCGGATCTGTAATACTTTCTGACAATGTGTTGTGGTCTGGTAAAGTGGTTGAACCTTTAGACCCTAAGGATATTACTACAAAAACATTGTTAGATTATAATAAAAAGCTCAGTGAGCATCCGCTTTTAGAAACTGTTTTATTGCCTATAAGGGATGGCTTGACTTTAAGTAGGGTAAAATAA
- a CDS encoding phosphatase PAP2 family protein, producing MLDKILQWDRDTFVYLNSLGIEQYDVFWSTVTKFPPWIPLFVLIIILLFVKFPKREGISMLFTILVMAAFVATLTDLTKNVVERLRPNNDEELNTLIRILRSPSGFSFFSGHASSSFSIITLTVLFLRQKFKWVYLFYIWPILFALSRVYVGVHFPIDIIVGALVGIFSAWLFYRLYGLLILPYLKSSHPL from the coding sequence ATGCTGGATAAGATTTTACAATGGGATCGAGATACCTTTGTTTATCTTAACAGTCTTGGTATTGAACAGTATGATGTTTTTTGGTCAACCGTAACCAAATTCCCTCCTTGGATTCCGCTATTTGTTTTAATCATCATCCTTCTATTTGTTAAATTCCCAAAGCGCGAAGGCATATCCATGCTATTTACCATATTGGTTATGGCTGCTTTTGTAGCTACCTTAACCGATTTAACCAAGAATGTAGTGGAAAGGTTAAGGCCTAATAATGATGAGGAATTAAATACATTGATTCGCATTTTAAGAAGTCCTTCTGGGTTTAGTTTCTTCTCTGGGCATGCATCATCATCTTTCTCAATTATTACTTTGACCGTACTTTTTTTAAGACAAAAATTTAAATGGGTGTATTTGTTTTACATATGGCCAATTTTATTTGCTCTAAGTAGAGTGTATGTTGGAGTGCATTTTCCTATTGATATAATAGTAGGGGCGTTAGTGGGTATATTTTCCGCTTGGTTATTTTATAGGTTGTACGGTTTACTTATTTTACCCTACTTAAAGTCAAGCCATCCCTTATAG
- a CDS encoding Sec-independent protein translocase subunit TatA/TatB: MIAMYSLFISGAEIFFIMFIVVMVFGADKIPGIAKGLGKGMRQLKDATEDIKQEIQKSADKQGIDTSFVKDIKKDIDDMKSDISSGLGNDVKKQISDVSKNINEVTGSIKRK; the protein is encoded by the coding sequence ATGATTGCTATGTATTCATTATTTATTAGTGGCGCGGAAATTTTCTTCATTATGTTTATCGTAGTGATGGTTTTTGGTGCAGATAAAATTCCAGGTATTGCCAAGGGATTGGGGAAAGGTATGCGTCAACTAAAAGATGCTACCGAGGATATTAAACAAGAAATCCAGAAGAGTGCCGACAAGCAAGGTATCGATACCAGTTTTGTAAAAGATATCAAGAAAGATATCGACGATATGAAAAGCGATATTAGTTCTGGTTTAGGAAATGATGTTAAAAAGCAAATTAGCGATGTCAGCAAAAATATCAATGAAGTAACTGGTAGCATAAAAAGAAAGTAA
- a CDS encoding GNAT family N-acetyltransferase has protein sequence MNSEIRIREAVKSDLPILLGFEQEVVIAERPFDPTIRESNVNYYDLNGLMDNPRATVLVACDEDKIVASGYGLEKPARHYLDHETFAYLGFMYTDPTYRGKGINGMIVNGLQDWASEMGLIEIRLHVYSDNEPAIRAYEKGGFKKHMIEMRLRTEY, from the coding sequence ATGAATAGTGAAATAAGAATTAGGGAGGCTGTAAAAAGTGATTTGCCCATTTTATTGGGTTTTGAACAAGAAGTGGTAATAGCTGAACGTCCATTTGACCCAACAATTAGGGAAAGCAATGTTAATTATTATGATTTAAATGGGCTAATGGATAATCCTAGAGCCACAGTTTTGGTAGCTTGTGATGAAGATAAAATAGTGGCATCTGGTTACGGCCTAGAAAAGCCAGCAAGACACTATTTAGATCATGAAACCTTTGCTTATTTAGGATTTATGTATACTGACCCTACATATAGAGGCAAAGGAATTAACGGAATGATTGTGAACGGTTTACAAGATTGGGCTTCAGAAATGGGATTGATAGAGATAAGGCTACATGTATATAGCGACAATGAACCTGCCATAAGAGCCTATGAAAAAGGGGGTTTTAAAAAGCATATGATAGAAATGCGTTTAAGAACAGAATATTAA
- the kynU gene encoding kynureninase has protein sequence MEFKNTLEFAQSLDAKDNLKSYRDEFFFPKIKGKEVIYFTGNSLGLQPKRTKAFVDEVMKDWGELAVEGHFYAEKPWWDYHERLAKPLAKVVGALPEEVSVMNTLTVNLHLLMVSFYNPTKTRFKILCEEKAFPSDQYMFQSQVRFHGLDPDETIVELKKRDGENHWRTEDILETIEELGDELALVLIGGVNYYNGQVMDMKAITKTGKAVGANVGWDLAHAVGNVELKLHDWDADFASWCSYKYMNSGPGNASGIFVNKRHLNKKDIQRFEGWWGTKKETRFLMKPEFEPMENADAWQISNVPVLSVAPYLASLTMFEEVGMAKLIEKRNLIVSYLEFILHEIDKEVDSSFEIITPKDRGCQLSVFLHGQGKSLFNYLMENGVVTDWREPNVIRLAPAPFYCSYEDMYRFGQILKSGVLAN, from the coding sequence ATGGAATTTAAGAATACGTTGGAATTTGCTCAATCTTTAGATGCTAAGGATAACTTAAAATCATATAGAGATGAATTTTTTTTTCCTAAAATCAAAGGGAAGGAAGTCATTTATTTTACAGGAAATTCATTAGGTCTACAGCCAAAACGTACCAAGGCATTCGTTGATGAGGTGATGAAGGATTGGGGAGAACTAGCCGTGGAAGGTCATTTTTATGCTGAAAAACCTTGGTGGGATTATCATGAGCGACTTGCAAAACCTTTAGCAAAAGTAGTAGGCGCATTGCCAGAAGAAGTATCTGTGATGAATACCTTAACGGTTAATCTTCATTTATTAATGGTTTCTTTTTACAACCCTACAAAAACACGATTTAAAATTTTATGTGAAGAAAAAGCATTTCCTAGCGATCAATATATGTTTCAAAGTCAAGTGCGGTTTCATGGCTTAGATCCAGACGAAACTATAGTAGAACTTAAAAAACGAGATGGTGAAAATCACTGGCGTACGGAAGATATTCTTGAAACCATTGAGGAATTAGGAGATGAATTAGCCCTAGTCTTAATTGGGGGCGTTAACTATTATAACGGTCAAGTGATGGATATGAAAGCCATTACAAAGACGGGGAAAGCTGTAGGTGCCAATGTGGGTTGGGATTTAGCCCATGCCGTGGGTAATGTAGAATTAAAACTACATGACTGGGATGCAGATTTTGCCTCGTGGTGTAGTTACAAGTATATGAATAGTGGTCCAGGTAATGCTTCGGGTATATTCGTAAACAAGAGACATCTAAATAAAAAAGACATTCAGCGGTTTGAAGGTTGGTGGGGAACCAAAAAGGAAACCCGTTTTTTAATGAAACCGGAGTTTGAACCTATGGAAAATGCCGATGCATGGCAAATTAGTAATGTACCTGTACTATCGGTAGCACCATATTTAGCATCGCTGACCATGTTTGAAGAAGTAGGAATGGCAAAATTGATTGAAAAAAGAAATTTAATCGTATCCTATTTAGAATTTATATTACATGAAATAGATAAAGAAGTTGATAGTTCTTTTGAAATTATAACCCCCAAAGATAGAGGCTGCCAGTTGTCCGTATTTTTGCACGGCCAAGGAAAATCTTTGTTTAATTATTTAATGGAAAACGGGGTGGTGACAGATTGGCGCGAGCCAAATGTAATTCGTTTGGCCCCAGCACCTTTCTATTGCTCGTATGAAGACATGTACCGTTTTGGGCAAATTTTGAAATCAGGAGTATTAGCAAATTGA
- a CDS encoding MFS transporter, translating to MKSLRLILGNARYFGPSWVFASINILFGTWAIYIPTVKESLGISKSELGIAIFFLALGVFTVFPFASTIINKVGVGKSTFYSVILSCIAAMLPLMAPNYYVLMGALFLFGAANGITDISMNTLVTEIEKKDKVKFMAASHGFFSLGGVLAGLGSFLIGPLSNPVLHMSIAVVLVLVVNFRFRKQYFSEIAEEIENEPFSLGLLKPLLLLGLISFIAMGSEGAIVDWSGLYLKEIALAPEALWGLGFLGFQITMTLGRFLGDGISDKIGSVRIVSIGAILAIIGYFLVLTTNTPLSIIGFALNGLGFSVMVPEVFRIGGNVKGIDSSKGIAFIAGSGYAGFLCAPPILGFLAENYSLTRSFMVLLVCGFLILLFTLLLKRKRN from the coding sequence GTGAAATCATTAAGATTAATTTTAGGAAATGCTCGATACTTTGGACCATCATGGGTATTTGCCAGTATCAATATACTTTTTGGTACTTGGGCAATTTACATCCCTACGGTAAAAGAATCTTTAGGGATTAGTAAGTCTGAGTTAGGAATTGCAATTTTCTTTTTGGCCCTAGGCGTCTTTACAGTTTTTCCATTTGCATCAACAATAATAAATAAAGTAGGAGTTGGCAAATCTACCTTTTATAGCGTTATTTTAAGTTGCATAGCCGCTATGTTGCCACTTATGGCACCAAATTATTATGTTTTGATGGGTGCTTTATTTCTTTTTGGGGCCGCTAATGGTATCACAGATATTTCTATGAATACCTTGGTGACAGAAATTGAGAAAAAAGATAAAGTTAAGTTTATGGCGGCTTCACATGGTTTTTTTAGCCTTGGTGGAGTTTTGGCAGGTTTAGGTAGTTTTTTAATTGGTCCGTTATCAAATCCTGTTTTGCACATGTCCATTGCAGTAGTATTGGTTTTAGTAGTAAATTTTAGGTTCCGAAAACAATACTTTTCTGAAATAGCAGAAGAAATAGAAAACGAGCCATTTAGTTTGGGTTTATTGAAACCACTTTTGCTCTTGGGGCTTATTTCTTTTATTGCTATGGGAAGTGAAGGCGCCATAGTGGATTGGAGTGGATTATATCTTAAAGAAATAGCCTTGGCACCAGAAGCATTATGGGGTTTAGGTTTTTTAGGATTTCAAATCACTATGACTTTAGGTCGATTTTTGGGGGATGGTATTAGCGATAAAATAGGTTCAGTTAGAATAGTTTCCATTGGGGCTATTTTGGCAATTATAGGATACTTTTTAGTATTGACAACAAACACACCATTAAGTATCATTGGTTTTGCCTTAAATGGCTTAGGATTTTCGGTTATGGTACCCGAAGTTTTTAGAATTGGCGGAAATGTAAAGGGAATAGATTCCTCAAAAGGAATAGCATTTATAGCTGGTTCTGGGTATGCGGGGTTTTTATGTGCGCCACCAATTTTAGGATTTTTAGCGGAGAATTATAGTCTAACAAGAAGCTTTATGGTGCTACTTGTTTGCGGATTCTTGATTTTATTATTTACACTGTTATTAAAACGTAAAAGAAATTAG